The Methanoculleus thermophilus genome includes a window with the following:
- a CDS encoding metal-dependent transcriptional regulator produces MLPSAFEDYLEAILTITGDGKRPVALQEIADALDTERTVVEDTLTSLIEEGYLEQAPGGAVRLTERGFTLASRVARKHRVLQCFLTEMLGVDADRASKEACALEHGISDETIDRLSTYMGGNQPAPGRMGRCRGRDACTLLDCKEGDTVRVAMIRSPRRNRRLLDLGIFPGEVVQIRRKLPNNSVVVRAKGCDIGISPEVAASIIVESCP; encoded by the coding sequence ATTACCTTGAGGCCATCCTCACGATCACGGGAGACGGCAAGCGTCCTGTGGCGTTGCAGGAGATAGCGGACGCACTCGATACCGAAAGGACGGTCGTCGAGGATACGCTAACCTCCCTGATCGAGGAAGGATATCTTGAGCAAGCTCCCGGCGGTGCCGTCAGACTGACCGAGAGAGGATTCACATTGGCATCGCGGGTGGCGCGGAAACACCGCGTTCTCCAGTGCTTCCTGACAGAGATGCTCGGCGTCGATGCGGATAGAGCGAGCAAAGAGGCCTGCGCGCTTGAACACGGTATCTCCGACGAGACCATCGATCGGCTCTCCACCTACATGGGGGGCAACCAGCCCGCGCCGGGACGTATGGGGCGCTGCCGTGGGCGGGATGCCTGTACGCTGCTCGACTGCAAGGAGGGCGACACCGTCCGGGTGGCGATGATACGAAGTCCCCGGCGGAACCGCAGGCTGCTTGATCTCGGCATCTTCCCTGGAGAGGTCGTACAGATCCGGCGGAAACTCCCGAACAACTCGGTCGTCGTCAGAGCAAAAGGATGCGACATCGGCATCAGCCCTGAGGTCGCAGCGTCGATC